The following coding sequences lie in one Miscanthus floridulus cultivar M001 chromosome 9, ASM1932011v1, whole genome shotgun sequence genomic window:
- the LOC136481825 gene encoding disease resistance protein RGA5-like, producing MAEMISSAAMGVLGSVIDKLADMLTDKYNLARDVKQGIRSLQDELHTMEAMLLRLEDKDDDQIDPLAKDWRSKVRELSYDIEDCIDRFVLNHSHGDGGSTANFVHKAIQMVKTLFKDRGIAEEIRRLKRLVSEQSEQGKRYYDINQCLLASSSQPVLLDPRAPALFQEARDLVGIDAPREEIISLLRCEDKEHKVVSIYGIGGQGKTTLAMEVYHKITEAAFDSRAFVSVSQTPDMKKLLRDILSQISKSHFDQSQMLETVEQLIRTVKECLKDKRYFILIDDIWSVSAWELVRSALPVNDNGSRIITTTRIEAVAKSCCTGIAAQMYQAKPLSHEDSQRLFFKRLFLSHDDCHLDLRKVSDDILKKCCGLPLAIISIAGLLANRSKAVEVWVNVLRSIAAAVDKDSPIDKMKRIMLLSYFDLPHHLKSRLLYLSVFPEDSLIDCQQLILLWVAEGLIPGQDRESMEQLGRSYLNELINRSLVQPTKVGGDGATVKQCRVHDVILEFIVSKAVEDNFVTIWNGNGFSKNYSSNKIRHLSIQKDISSRAEDIAKTIKNGAQIRSINIFGSNSVLVTKHATEFLISQVLRVLNIEVEYGKCSLGHVKSLGQLMYLRIHNYALVGKLPQDIEKLRHLETLDVRRQCLQKLPASIIQLKKLVRLHVYPSVRLPDGIGSLQALEELSTINLGIQSVKFIQGLGDLTNLKLLKIDWPCSSELRDMEDHKEACISTLSGLFCHLRELRVWQSDPDATCSFMASCVPTPPPLRKLVLNTRYLNCMGPQISSLVNLSRLSIRVHGEAGKEGINILASLPMLLSLSVGLFNDKDGDSGIVYPRNAINPQGFQRLLKFHFRCYWCDAALEFEPGAMPKIQRLKLELMARCQFKFGEGGLVLGLQNLAGLKHLAIDINCDAAVADEVEALENDIRDAAGVHPNSPMLQVRRLDQDIFSSMAQGCSRRPSDHPIPY from the exons ATGGCCGAAATGATCTCGAGCGCCGCCATGGGTGTGTTGGGCTCCGTCATCGACAAGCTGGCCGACATGCTCACCGACAAGTACAACCTCGCCAGAGACGTCAAGCAAGGGATCCGGTCCCTGCAAGACGAGCTGCACACCATGGAAGCCATGCTTCTGAGGctcgaagacaaggacgacgacCAGATCGATCCACTCGCCAAAGACTGGAGGAGCAAGGTGCGTGAGCTGTCCTACGATATTGAGGATTGCATCGACCGTTTTGTGCTCAATCACAGCCATGGAGATGGAGGGTCCACGGCCAACTTCGTGCACAAGGCCATTCAAATGGTGAAAACGTTATTCAAGGACAGAGGAATAGCAGAGGAGATCCGACGACTCAAGAGGCTCGTGAGCGAGCAGAGCGAGCAGGGGAAACGCTACTACGACATCAATCAGTGTCTCCTCGCCTCTTCATCTCAGCCAGTGCTCTTGGATCCTCGAGCACCTGCACTCTTTCAGGAGGCCAGGGATCTTGTTGGAATCGATGCTCCTCGTGAGGAGATTATCAGCTTATTGAGATGTGAagacaaggagcacaaggtggtgTCCATCTATGGGATAGGTGGACAGGGGAAGACCACTCTCGCCATGGAGGTGTACCACAAAATCACTGAAGCTGCTTTTGATAGCCGGGCTTTTGTGTCTGTATCACAAACTCCAGATATGAAGAAACTTCTTAGAGATATATTGTCTCAAATAAGCAAGAGCCATTTTGACCAGTCACAGATGTTAGAGACAGTTGAGCAGCTCATCCGCACAGTGAAAGAATGCTTAAAGGACAAGAG GTACTTCATCTTGATTGATGATATCTGGAGTGTATCAGCATGGGAGCTTGTACGATCTGCCTTACCTGTCAATGACAATGGAAGCAGAATTATTACTACAACACGCATTGAAGCAGTAGCCAAATCTTGTTGTACTGGTATTGCTGCACAAATGTATCAAGCAAAGCCCCTTAGTCATGAGGACTCCCAAAGATTATTCTTTAAGAGGCTATTTTTGTCCCATGATGATTGCCACCTAGATTTGAGGAAAGTATCCGATGATATTTTAAAGAAATGTTGCGGCTTACCACTAGCCATAATCAGTATAGCTGGTTTATTAGCAAACAGAAGCAAAGCAGTGGAAGTCTGGGTCAATGTATTGAGGTCTATTGCTGCTGCAGTTGACAAAGATTCTCCCATTGATAAGATGAAAAGAATTATGCTGCTGAGTTACTTTGACCTTCCTCACCATCTAAAGAGCCGTTTGCTATATCTGAGTGTGTTTCCAGAGGATTCTTTGATTGATTGCCAACAGTTGATATTGTTATGGGTAGCCGAAGGACTGATTCCTGGACAGGACAGGGAAAGTATGGAGCAGCTAGGGAGAAGTTACTTGAATGAGCTCATCAATAGAAGTTTGGTGCAGCCAACCAAGGTTGGGGGAGACGGCGCAACAGTGAAACAGTGCAGAGTTCATGATGTCATACTTGAGTTCATTGTATCAAAGGCCGTGGAGGACAACTTTGTTACTATATGGAATGGTAATGGTTTTTCTAAAAATTATTCTTCGAACAAGATTCGCCATCTATCCATCCAAAAAGACATTTCTTCCCGGGCGGAAGACATTGCCAAGACAATAAAAAATGGAGCTCAGATCCGATCCATCAATATCTTTGGCTCAAATTCAGTTCTGGTTACTAAGCATGCCACAGAGTTCTTAATCAGCCAAGTCTTGCGAGTGTTGAATATTGAAGTGGAATATGGTAAATGCTCTCTTGGACATGTCAAAAGTTTAGGTCAGTTGATGTACTTGAGGATACACAATTATGCTTTGGTCGGCAAGCTtccacaagatatagaaaagctaCGACATCTGGAGACACTAGATGTGAGAAGGCAATGTCTTCAAAAGCTACCCGCAAGTATTATCCAGCTGAAGAAGCTAGTGCGTCTTCATGTCTATCCGTCGGTGCGCCTACCCGATGGAATCGGAAGTCTGCAGGCGTTGGAAGAGTTATCAACGATCAATTTGGGTATTCAATCTGTAAAGTTTATCCAAGGACTCGGTGATCTGACCAATCTGAAATTACTTAAAATTGATTGGCCATGCTCTAGTGAATTACGTGATATGGAGGATCACAAGGAAGCATGTATCTCAACGCTCTCCGGGctgttctgtcacctgcgagaacTACGTGTGTGGCAGAGTGATCCTGATGCCACATGTTCATTCATGGCTTCATGTGTCCCTACTCCACCACCACTTCGAAAGCTTGTTCTTAATACACGTTACTTAAATTGCATGGGCCCTCAAATCAGCTCACTAGTCAACCTGTCTCGCCTCTCCATTCGTGTCCATGGTGAAGCAGGCAAGGAAGGAATAAATATCCTAGCAAGTTTACCCATGCTGCTCTCTCTTAGTGTTGGCTTATTCAATGACAAAGATGGAGATTCAGGCATCGTCTACCCAAGGAATGCAATCAACCCACAAGGATTTCAGCGTTTGCTCAAGTTTCATTTCCGCTGTTATTGGTGTGACGCGGCATTGGAGTTTGAGCCAGGAGCCATGCCAAAGATCCAAAGGCTCAAGCTGGAACTGATGGCACGGTGCCAGTTCAAGTTTGGGGAAGGTGGCCTCGTCCTTGGGTTGCAGAACCTGGCAGGGCTCAAACATCTGGCTATAGATATTAACTGCGACGCTGCTGTTGCTGACGAGGTGGAGGCTTTGGAGAATGACATCAGGGACGCAGCAGGCGTCCATCCCAATAGTCCCATGCTCCAGGTAAGAAGACTTGATCAAGATATATTTAGTTCCATGGCTCAGGGGTGCAGCAGGCGTCCATCGGACCATCCCATCCCATACTAG